A genome region from Salvia splendens isolate huo1 chromosome 19, SspV2, whole genome shotgun sequence includes the following:
- the LOC121779810 gene encoding sarcoplasmic reticulum histidine-rich calcium-binding protein-like: protein MDAKTFIQLVEEKKRRVLAKKEAPLKWEQKLEAAAKARADAEAKARKAKAAKHKRRSVSVSDSDSGEGRRRTKRSHKKRRKHSHSDSDHEKRKDRKSKRKPKKWSYDSDDESSDGYDLDHEKSKDRKLRKKLKGRSSDSDDDSSDGYGSDFDEKRRRHGHRKRRHDSLPSSSSDSESDEDEHYARRKGNRKHHKHHHHHERAHDPDSSSEEDDAGRREHRRKHHGHVHRSHSHDTSDSDRHHHHHHTNGRQQSREPTTSNKDEALQYS from the coding sequence ATGGATGCCAAGACATTTATACAGCTCGTCGAGGAGAAGAAAAGGAGAGTTTTGGCCAAGAAGGAAGCGCCCCTGAAATGGGAGCAAAAGCTCGAAGCGGCTGCAAAGGCAAGAGCTGATGCTGAAGCCAAGGCGAGGAAGGCAAAAGCTGCCAAGCACAAGAGGAGGTCTGTCTCGGTGTCTGATAGTGATAGTGGCGAAGGGAGGAGGAGGACGAAAAGGTCCCACAAGAAGCGAAGAAAGCACAGCCATTCAGATTCAGACCATGAGAAGAGGAAAGATAGGAAATCCAAGAGGAAGCCAAAGAAATGGTCGTATGATTCGGATGACGAAAGCAGTGATGGATACGATTTGGACCATGAAAAGAGCAAGGACAGGAAACTGAGGAAGAAGCTAAAGGGAAGATCCTCTGATTCGGATGATGACAGCAGTGATGGATATGGCAGTGACTTTGACGAGAAAAGGAGGCGGCATGGCCATAGGAAACGCAGGCATGATTCACTCCCAAGTTCAAGCTCTGACTCCGAAAGTGACGAGGATGAGCATTATGCTAGAAGAAAAGGCAATAGAAAGCATCATAAACATCACCATCATCATGAACGAGCACATGATCCTGATTCTTCTAGTGAGGAGGATGATGCAGGCAGAAGGGAACATCGTCGCAAGCACCATGGACATGTTCATCGGTCACACAGCCACGACACGTCTGATTCTGATAGGcaccaccaccatcaccacACTAATGGTCGTCAACAGTCACGTGAGCCAACGACATCCAACAAAGATGAAGCCTTGCAGTACTCCTGA
- the LOC121779808 gene encoding fruit protein pKIWI502-like — MTVAKSTALRHLSRLILRCGLAVSAAALRHDTTVWTPTPLVKVSPAAESLFLVTVDVSRSPELAASYTSPGQYLHLCLRGRRTVLAISSPPSIAASSGVFEFLVKPIPGSTAELLCELRRGDVVELSQAVGGGFDVDRISPPEKYQTVLMFATGSGISPIRSLIETGFGADKRNDVRLYYGATNLNRMAYQERFEEWQSTGVNIVQVLSHPDDTWRGERGFVQAAFARAKRILSPESTGAVLCGYRKMAEEVTSILVSDGVASEKFLKNF; from the exons ATGACCGTCGCTAAATCCACCGCCCTTCGCCACCTCTCCCGCCTAATCCTCCGCTGCGGCCTCGCTGTCTCTGCCGCCGCCCTCCGCCACGACACCACCGTCTGGACCCCCACGCCGCTCGTCAAAGTCTCCCCCGCCGCCGAATCGCTGTTCCTCGTCACCGTCGACGTGTCGAGATCTCCCGAGCTCGCCGCGTCCTACACTAGCCCCGGCCAGTACCTGCATCTCTGCCTCCGCGGCCGCCGCACGGTCCTCGCCATCTCCTCTCCTCCGTCGATCGCCGCCTCCAGCGGCGTGTTCGAATTTCTGGTGAAGCCTATCCCCGGCTCCACGGCGGAGCTCCTCTGCGAGCTGCGGAGAGGCGATGTTGTCGAATTGAGTCAGGCGGTTGGTGGCGGTTTCGATGTGGATCGAATCTCGCCGCCGGAGAAATATCAGACGGTGCTCATGTTCGCCACAGGATCTGGAATTAG CCCAATTCGGTCTTTGATCGAGACAGGCTTTGGTGCTGATAAGAGAAATGATGTTAGACTCTATTACGGGGCCACAAACCTTAATAGAATGGCATATCAG GAGAGGTTTGAAGAGTGGCAATCAACAGGAGTCAATATTGTGCAAGTGCTGTCGCATCCTGATGATACTTGGAGAGGGGAACGAGGTTTTGTGCAG GCTGCTTTTGCTAGAGCGAAAAGAATCTTGAGCCCAGAGTCTACTGGAGCAGTGCTCTGTGGCTACAGAAAGATGGCTGAG GAGGTAACTTCTATTCTTGTATCCGATGGAGTAGCAAGTGAAAAATTTTTGAAGAATTTCTGA
- the LOC121780264 gene encoding ATP synthase subunit beta, mitochondrial-like, which translates to MSSRRLLASFLRSAAARRPRSPISPAPRPTSRPSPAGHFLHRFANHYATSAAPAAPPSKAPSNDGHTGKITDEFTGKGAIGKVCQVIGAVVDVRFEDGLPPILTALEVLDNQIRLVLEVASHLGESVVRCIAMDGTEGLVRGQRVLNTGSPITVPVGRATLGRIINVIGEPIDHKGDLKTEHFLPIHREAPSFVEQSTEQEILVTGIKVVDLLAPYQRGGKIGLFGGAGVGKTVLIMELINNVAKAHGGFSVFAGVGERTREGNDLYREMIESGVIKLDEKQAESKCALVYGQMNEPPGARARVGLTGLTVAEHFRDAEGQDVLLFIDNIFRFTQANSEVSALLGRIPSAVGYQPTLATDLGGLQERITTTKKGSITSVQAIYVPADDLTDPAPATTFAHLDATTVLSRSISELGIYPAVDPLDSTSRMLSPHILGEGHYNTARGVQKVLQNYKNLQDIIAILGMDELSEDDKLTVARARKIQRFLSQPFHVAEVFTGAPGKYVELKESITSFQGVLDGKYDDLSEQSFYMVGGIEEVIAKAEKIAKESAA; encoded by the exons ATGTCTTCCCGGAGGCTCCTGGCCTCGTTCCTCCGATCAGCCGCCGCCAGACGCCCTAGATCCCCAATCTCTCCGGCTCCGAGGCCTACATCTCGCCCTTCCCCCGCCGGCCACTTCCTCCACCGATTCGCCAACCACTACGCCACCTCGGCTGCTCCGGCTGCTCCTCCGTCCAAGGCGCCGTCCAACGATGGGCACACCGGTAAGATCACTGACGAGTTCACCGGAAAGGGCGCAATCGGGAAGGTCTGCCAGGTCATTGGTGCCGTCGTCGATGTGAGATTCGAGGACGGTCTTCCCCCGATTTTGACGGCGCTTGAGGTGCTGGATAATCAGATCAGGCTTGTGCTGGAGGTGGCTTCTCACTTGGGGGAGAGTGTGGTGAGATGCATTGCTATGGATGGAACTGAAGGGCTTGTTAGAGGCCAGCGCGTGCTGAACACTGGGTCGCCAATTACT GTTCCTGTGGGTAGGGCCACCCTAGGTCGCATCATCAATGTCATTGGAGAGCCCATTGACCACAAGGGTGATCTCA AGACTGAGCACTTCTTGCCCATTCACCGTGAAGCTCCATCCTTTGTGGAGCAATCTACCGAACAAGAAATTCTTGTCACTGGTATCAAG GTTGTCGACCTTCTTGCACCTTACCAAAGAGGAGGAAAGATTGGGCTTTTCGGTGGTGCTGGTGTTGGAAAGACTGTGCTTATCATGGAACTGATTAACAATGTTGCCAAAGCTCATG GTGGTTTCTCTGTCTTTGCTGGTGTGGGAGAGCGTACACGTGAAGGTAATGACTTGTACCGGGAAATGATTGAAAGTGGTGTCATTAAGCTAGATGAGAAGCAG GCTGAGAGCAAGTGTGCCCTTGTCTACGGTCAAATGAATGAGCCCCCGGGTGCCCGTGCTCGTGTTGGACTTACTGGATTGACTGTGGCTGAACATTTCCGTGATGCCGAGGGTCAGGATGTGCTTCTCTTCATTGACAACATTTTCCGTTTTACCCAA GCCAACTCAGAAGTGTCTGCTTTGCTTGGACGTATTCCATCTGCTGTCGGTTATCAGCCTACTTTGGCTACCGATCTTGGAGGTCTTCAAGAACGTATTACCACAACCAAGAAGGGTTCTATCACATCAGTTCAAGCTATTTACGTGCCAGCTGATGACTTGACAGATCCTGCTCCTGCAACCACCTTTGCTCACTTGGATGCCACTACTGTGTTATCCCGATCG ATTTCTGAGCTTGGTATTTATCCTGCTGTCGACCCTCTGGATTCAACATCCCGTATGCTTTCCCCTCACATTCTAGGAGAGGGCCACTACAACACAGCTCGTGGTGTCCAGAAAGTTTTGCAGAACTACAAGAATCTTCAAGATATTATTGCCATTCTCGGAATGGATGAGCTCAGTGAAGATGACAAATTGACTGTTGCACGTGCTCGTAAAATCCAACGATTTTTGAGCCAGCCTTTCCATGTTGCAGAAGTTTTCACGGGTGCCCCAGGAAAGTATGTTGAGTTGAAGGAGAGTATCACCAGTTTCCAG GGAGTCTTGGATGGTAAGTACGATGACCTTTCCGAACAGTCATTTTACATGGTTGGAGGAATCGAAGAGGTGATTGCCAAGGCTGAGAAGATTGCCAAGGAATCTGCTGCTTAG
- the LOC121780384 gene encoding protein DETOXIFICATION 14-like, whose product MDEWLLKERLPERGNRWREIWEEAKKLCYLAAPMAAVTLSFFLVTVISLMMVGHLGELALSSTAIAISFTGVTGFSVILGMASALETTSGQAFGAQQYERVGTQTYTAIVSLLFVCIPLSLLWIYMMDLLKLAGQDPQISHEAGRFSVCLIPALFGYAVLEPLIRYFQMQSLTTPLLVSSCTTLCIHVPVCWVLVYKSGLANLGGAVSIGLSTWLNVVILGLYMRYSPDCRKTRAPISSKIFKIQGMKEFFRFAVPSAVMVCLEWWSYELMILMSGLLPNPQLESSVLVCVDVNTLNSISTLYAMPFGFGAAASTRISNELGAGRPEGARLSVRALALLAGVSALVISSCVFASRGVFGYIFSNEKEVVDYVAYMAPLLCLSIITDNAQACLSGVARGCGWQHIGAYINLASFYLFGVPIAIALTFWLDFRGMGLWIGILSGATLQTILLSLVTIFTNWEKQAAEARERLFQEESSLVNNRLS is encoded by the exons ATGGATGAGTGGTTGCTGAAGGAGAGGTTGCCGGAGAGAGGGAATAGGTGGAGAGAGATATGGGAGGAGGCGAAGAAATTGTGCTATTTAGCAGCGCCGATGGCGGCGGTCACTCTATCGTTCTTCTTGGTCACAGTAATTTCATTGATGATGGTCGGCCATTTAGGAGAACTCGCTCTCTCCAGCACCGCCATAGCCATTTCCTTTACTGGCGTCACTGGCTTCAGCGTGATT CTAGGTATGGCCAGTGCTCTAGAGACGACCAGTGGGCAGGCTTTTGGAGCCCAACAATACGAGAGAGTCGGAACTCAAACCTACACGGCCATCGTCTCTCTGCTCTTTGTGTGCATTCCCCTGTCCCTCCTGTGGATATACATGATGGACTTGCTCAAACTGGCCGGCCAAGATCCTCAGATTTCACACGAGGCTGGGAGGTTCTCAGTGTGCCTCATCCCGGCCCTCTTTGGATACGCGGTTCTGGAGCCGCTCATCCGTTACTTTCAGATGCAGAGCTTGACCACCCCACTGCTCGTGAGCTCGTGCACCACACTCTGCATCCATGTGCCCGTGTGCTGGGTGCTTGTTTACAAGTCGGGGCTGGCGAATCTAGGAGGTGCTGTCTCCATTGGCCTTTCCACATGGTTGAATGTCGTCATCTTAGGTTTGTACATGAGGTATTCGCCTGACTGCAGGAAAACAAGAGCTCCGATCTCGAGTAAGATATTCAAGATCCAGGGCATGAAGGAGTTCTTTCGCTTTGCAGTTCCTTCTGCTGTTATGGTGTG TCTAGAGTGGTGGTCGTATGAGTTGATGATCTTGATGTCGGGGCTATTACCGAATCCTCAGCTCGAGAGCTCGGTGCTGGTATGTGTGGATGTGAACAC TCTAAACTCTATCTCTACGCTCTATGCAATGCCGTTCGGATTTGGTGCAGCAGCAAG CACCAGGATTTCGAACGAGttgggagcagggaggccggaGGGGGCACGCCTGTCAGTTAGGGCACTGGCGCTCCTTGCTGGTGTGAGCGCGCTGGTTATAAGTTCGTGTGTCTTTGCAAGCCGGGGTGTTTTTGGCTAcattttcagcaatgagaaggaAGTCGTGGACTATGTAGCATACATGGCTCCACTTCTCTGCCTGTCGATCATAACGGATAATGCCCAAGCATGCCTTTCAG GGGTTGCTAGGGGATGCGGGTGGCAGCACATTGGCGCCTATATCAACCTTGCGTCGTTTTATCTTTTCGGGGTCCCTATCGCAATTGCACTGACTTTCTGGCTTGATTTTAGAGGGATGGGACTTTGGATCGGGATACTGTCCGGTGCAACGCTGCAGACGATTCTGCTCTCGTTAGTAACAATCTTCACGAATTGGGAGAAACAG GCTGCTGAAGCAAGGGAGAGGCTATTTCAAGAGGAGTCTTCACTTGTTAATAATAGGCTTTCATGA
- the LOC121779231 gene encoding glutamic acid-rich protein-like, translating into MGKRKAGGEQRWLNSVTGAEVDGDDADEEVEDGDEEVEEGDEQDGDNDDEDEAEEEEEDEDEDEEENEDENEDEGHSASDKDADATKITKTIEDGNVKFTMDEECDFGLHDGSQWLNYSSESSYEVQLDRRNVTLVYIFDGSQWQEFVSDYAT; encoded by the exons ATGGGGAAGAGAAAAGCTG GGGGAGAGCAGCGTTGGCTCAACAGTGTTACAGGAGCTGAAGTGGATGGAGACGACGCTGATGAAGAGGTTGAAGATGGTGATGAAGAGGTCGAAGAGGGTGATGAACAGGATGGAGACAATGATGATGAAGACGAGgctgaagaagaggaagaagatgaggatGAAGACGAGGAAGAAAACGAGGATGAAAACGAGGATGAAGGCCATTCTGCCAGTGATAAAGACGCTGATGCCACTAAAATTACAAAAACAATTGAGGACGGGAACGTCAAATTTACCATGGACGAG GAATGTGACTTTGGTCTACATGATGGATCACAATGGCTAAATTATTCAAGTGAATCTAGTTATGAAGTGCAACTTGACCGCAGGAATGTGACTCTGGTCTACATCTTTGATGGATCACAGTGGCAAGAATTCGTCAGCGATTATGCAACTTGA
- the LOC121778653 gene encoding protein DETOXIFICATION 12-like isoform X2 gives MEEGSAVKERLSEGWGEIREEMKRLGYVAGPMVAVTLSFYMLQVISLMMVGHLGELALSSSAIAISLASVTGFSLLLGMASALETISGQAFGAQQYEKIGTQTYTAIVSLILVSIPVSLLWANVESVLKLAGQDPRISHEAGKMAIWLIPALFAYAILQPLIRYYQMQSMISPMILSSCITLCFHAPLCWALVYKSGIGNIGGAVAMDLSMWLNVSILSLYMKYSPHCTRTRSPFSMEIFGGMGVFFKFAIPSATMICLQWWSFELLILLAGLFPNPQLEASVLSVCLNTVATLYAIPYGLASSASTRISNQLGAGRPQGARLSVVALLILATVNAFVVSLAIFLSRNVFGYVFSSEKEVVDYVTRMAPLVCLSIIADCAQGVLSGVARGCGWQHIGAYINLAAIYLFGLPIAALLGFWRDWRGKGLWIGVLCGAIMQCVMLSIITALTDWEKQAAKARERLFHEEVVNDDRLLT, from the exons ATGGAGGAAGGATCGGCGGTGAAGGAAAGATTATCAGAGGGATGGGGAGAAATAAGGGAGGAGATGAAGAGATTGGGTTACGTAGCTGGCCCCATGGTGGCTGTCACTCTTTCCTTCTACATGCTTCAAGTCATATCACTCATGATGGTCGGCCATTTGGGTGAACTCGCTCTCTCCAGCTCCGCCATCGCCATTTCCCTCGCTAGCGTCACCGGCTTCAGCCTTCTc TTGGGAATGGCGAGTGCGCTCGAGACGATAAGTGGACAAGCGTTTGGAGCTCAGCAATACGAGAAAATAGGAACTCAGACATACACCGCCATCGTCTCTCTGATCCTAGTTTCCATCCCTGTATCCCTTCTGTGGGCAAACGTCGAGAGTGTACTCAAACTAGCTGGCCAAGATCCTCGTATATCTCATGAGGCCGGAAAGATGGCAATATGGCTCATTCCTGCACTCTTCGCCTACGCCATCCTTCAGCCCCTCATCCGCTACTATCAAATGCAAAGCATGATCAGTCCCATGATCCTGAGTTCGTGCATCACTCTCTGTTTCCACGCGCCACTCTGTTGGGCGCTGGTTTATAAGTCCGGGATTGGCAACATTGGAGGCGCAGTCGCCATGGATCTTTCAATGTGGTTGAATGTCTCTATCTTGAGCTTGTACATGAAGTACTCCCCTCATTGCACCAGAACTCGTTCTCCGTTTTCAATGGAGATTTTTGGTGGGATGGGAGTGTTTTTCAAGTTTGCAATCCCTTCTGCTACCATGATTTG TCTTCAATGGTGGTCGTTTGAGCTACTAATCTTGCTTGCTGGGCTATTTCCAAATCCGCAGCTTGAAGCCTCGGTGCTTTCTGTGTG TTTAAATACCGTTGCTACACTTTATGCAATACCATACGGTTTGGCGTCTTCAGCAAG CACTCGAATATCAAACCAGCTTGGAGCCGGGAGGCCACAGGGGGCACGTCTATCTGTCGTTGCCCTATTGATCCTTGCAACAGTGAATGCATTCGTCGTGAGCCTCGCCATCTTCCTGAGTAGGAATGTGTTTGGCTATGTTTTCAGCAGTGAGAAGGAAGTCGTGGACTACGTGACAAGGATGGCTCCTCTTGTTTGTTTATCAATCATAGCAGATTGTGCACAAGGAGTCCTTTCAG GTGTTGCAAGAGGATGTGGTTGGCAGCATATTGGTGCTTATATCAATCTTGCAGCAATTTACCTCTTTGGACTACCAATTGCAGCTTTATTGGGGTTTTGGAGGGATTGGAGGGGGAAGGGGCTCTGGATCGGAGTGTTGTGTGGCGCGATTATGCAGTGTGTGATGCTCTCGATTATTACAGCTCTCACGGACTGGGAGAAACAG GCAGCAAAGGCAAGAGAGAGGTTATTTCATGAGGAGGTTGTGAATGATGATAGGCTGCTGACATGA
- the LOC121778653 gene encoding protein DETOXIFICATION 12-like isoform X1, with protein MASALETISGQAFGAQQYEKIGTQTYTAIVSLILVSIPVSLLWANVESVLKLAGQDPRISHEAGKMAIWLIPALFAYAILQPLIRYYQMQSMISPMILSSCITLCFHAPLCWALVYKSGIGNIGGAVAMDLSMWLNVSILSLYMKYSPHCTRTRSPFSMEIFGGMGVFFKFAIPSATMICLQWWSFELLILLAGLFPNPQLEASVLSVCLNTVATLYAIPYGLASSASTRISNQLGAGRPQGARLSVVALLILATVNAFVVSLAIFLSRNVFGYVFSSEKEVVDYVTRMAPLVCLSIIADCAQGVLSGVARGCGWQHIGAYINLAAIYLFGLPIAALLGFWRDWRGKGLWIGVLCGAIMQCVMLSIITALTDWEKQAAKARERLFHEEVVNDDRLLT; from the exons ATGGCGAGTGCGCTCGAGACGATAAGTGGACAAGCGTTTGGAGCTCAGCAATACGAGAAAATAGGAACTCAGACATACACCGCCATCGTCTCTCTGATCCTAGTTTCCATCCCTGTATCCCTTCTGTGGGCAAACGTCGAGAGTGTACTCAAACTAGCTGGCCAAGATCCTCGTATATCTCATGAGGCCGGAAAGATGGCAATATGGCTCATTCCTGCACTCTTCGCCTACGCCATCCTTCAGCCCCTCATCCGCTACTATCAAATGCAAAGCATGATCAGTCCCATGATCCTGAGTTCGTGCATCACTCTCTGTTTCCACGCGCCACTCTGTTGGGCGCTGGTTTATAAGTCCGGGATTGGCAACATTGGAGGCGCAGTCGCCATGGATCTTTCAATGTGGTTGAATGTCTCTATCTTGAGCTTGTACATGAAGTACTCCCCTCATTGCACCAGAACTCGTTCTCCGTTTTCAATGGAGATTTTTGGTGGGATGGGAGTGTTTTTCAAGTTTGCAATCCCTTCTGCTACCATGATTTG TCTTCAATGGTGGTCGTTTGAGCTACTAATCTTGCTTGCTGGGCTATTTCCAAATCCGCAGCTTGAAGCCTCGGTGCTTTCTGTGTG TTTAAATACCGTTGCTACACTTTATGCAATACCATACGGTTTGGCGTCTTCAGCAAG CACTCGAATATCAAACCAGCTTGGAGCCGGGAGGCCACAGGGGGCACGTCTATCTGTCGTTGCCCTATTGATCCTTGCAACAGTGAATGCATTCGTCGTGAGCCTCGCCATCTTCCTGAGTAGGAATGTGTTTGGCTATGTTTTCAGCAGTGAGAAGGAAGTCGTGGACTACGTGACAAGGATGGCTCCTCTTGTTTGTTTATCAATCATAGCAGATTGTGCACAAGGAGTCCTTTCAG GTGTTGCAAGAGGATGTGGTTGGCAGCATATTGGTGCTTATATCAATCTTGCAGCAATTTACCTCTTTGGACTACCAATTGCAGCTTTATTGGGGTTTTGGAGGGATTGGAGGGGGAAGGGGCTCTGGATCGGAGTGTTGTGTGGCGCGATTATGCAGTGTGTGATGCTCTCGATTATTACAGCTCTCACGGACTGGGAGAAACAG GCAGCAAAGGCAAGAGAGAGGTTATTTCATGAGGAGGTTGTGAATGATGATAGGCTGCTGACATGA
- the LOC121780431 gene encoding protein DETOXIFICATION 12-like, with the protein MEEGLLVKERFAETSTRWGEIREEMKRLGYVAGPMVAVTLSFYLLQVISLMMVGHLGELALSGTSIAVSLAGVTGFSLLLGMASALETISGQAFGAQQYEKIGTQTYTAIVSLILVCIPVSLLWANVEYLLKLVGQDPSISHEAGKMAIWLIPALFAYAILQPLIRYYQMQSMIRPMLVTSCITLCFHTPLCWALVYKSELGNIGGAIAMDVSIWLNVAILSLYMKYSPHCTKTRSPFSMEIFAGMGVFFKFAIPSSTMICLEWWSFELLILFSGLLPNPQLETSVLSVCLSTIGTLYSIPYGLASAASTRISNELGAGRPQGARLSVIALSLLAAVNAFVVSLGIFASRNVFGYIFSNEKEVVDYVTTMAPLVCLSIIADCVQGVLSGVARGCGWQHIGAYINLAAFYLFGLPIAAALGFWLDLRGKGLWIGVLCGATLQSLMLAVITALTNWEKQAAKAKERLFHEEAENDDGDDRLP; encoded by the exons ATGGAGGAGGGATTGCTGGTGAAGGAGAGATTTGCAGAGACAAGCACGAGATGGGGAGAAATAAGGGAAGAGATGAAGAGATTGGGATATGTAGCAGGGCCTATGGTGGCTGTCACTCTTTCATTTTACTTGCTTCAAGTTATATCACTTATGATGGTTGGCCATTTAGGTGAACTCGCTCTCTCCGGCACCTCCATCGCCGTCTCTCTCGCCGGAGTCACCGGATTCAGCCTTCTT TTGGGAATGGCAAGTGCACTAGAGACTATAAGTGGACAAGCGTTCGGAGCTCAACAATATGAGAAAATAGGAACTCAGACTTACACCGCCATCGTCTCTCTGATCCTAGTTTGCATCCCCGTATCGCTTCTGTGGGCAAATGTGGAGTATCTACTCAAACTGGTTGGCCAAGATCCTAGTATATCTCATGAAGCCGGAAAGATGGCAATATGGCTCATTCCTGCACTCTTCGCCTACGCCATCCTTCAGCCTCTCATCCGCTACTATCAAATGCAAAGCATGATCCGTCCCATGCTCGTGACTTCATGCATCACTCTCTGTTTCCACACACCACTATGTTGGGCGCTGGTTTATAAATCTGAGCTGGGCAACATAGGAGGCGCAATCGCCATGGATGTTTCAATTTGGTTGAATGTTGCTATCCTCAGTTTGTACATGAAGTACTCCCCTCATTGCACGAAAACTCGTTCGCCATTTTCAATGGAGATTTTTGCAGGGATGGGAGTGTTTTTCAAGTTTGCAATCCCTTCTTCTACCATGATTTG TCTTGAATGGTGGTCATTTGAGCTACTAATCCTGTTTTCCGGGCTATTACCAAATCCGCAGCTTGAAACCTCGGTGCTTTCTGTATG CTTAAGTACCATTGGTACACTTTACTCAATTCCATATGGTTTGGCTTCTGCAGCAAG CACTCGAATATCAAACGAGCTGGGGGCCGGGAGGCCACAGGGGGCGCGTCTATCTGTCATTGCTCTATCGCTCCTTGCAGCAGTGAATGCATTCGTCGTGAGCCTTGGCATCTTCGCGAGTAGAAATGTTTTTGGCTAtattttcagcaatgagaaggaAGTTGTGGACTACGTGACAACGATGGCTCCTCTCGTGTGTTTATCAATCATAGCAGATTGTGTACAAGGAGTCCTTTCAG GTGTTGCAAGGGGTTGTGGTTGGCAGCATATTGGTGCTTACATCAATCTTGCTGCATTTTATCTCTTTGGACTTCCAATTGCAGCTGCATTGGGTTTTTGGCTGGATTTGAGGGGGAAGGGGCTCTGGATTGGAGTGTTGTGTGGCGCGACGCTGCAGTCTTTGATGCTTGCGGTTATTACAGCTCTCACCAACTGGGAGAAACAG GCAGCAAAGGCAAAGGAGAGGCTATTTCATGAGGAGGCTGAGAATGATGATGGTGATGATAGGCTACCATGA
- the LOC121779233 gene encoding palmitoyl-acyl carrier protein thioesterase, chloroplastic-like, producing MACVLRHVIMTVTAVYIGGGGDPSKQKLNCVKVNGSKSFVAAKMGVLRQDHAMPLPCTGGVDEDVLEEHLRQNIPRRKQMVDLYRHGEMVEEGVGYRQTVVIRSYEVGADKTATIESLLNLLQETALNHVWMSGLLSDGFGATHGMMRNNLIWVVSRMQVQVDHFPIWGEVMEIDTWVGASGKNGMRRDWLLRSQVTGIVFIRATSTWVMMNKETRRLSKMPDEVRAEIAPWFIEKYAIEEESPEKIEKLDDKARYVHSNLKPKRSDLDMNQHVNNVKYLRWMLETIPDEFLEKHQLSEIVLEYRKECGSSDVVQSLCEPQFNENIGLNGHTVSSQILQGNGLLGAINQKLLSYIHLVQTKGESKNEEIVRGRTTWREKKHGAKLFPS from the exons ATGGCTTGTGTTCTGCGGCATGTAATTATGACCGTAACCGCCGTCTACATAGGCGGAGGCGGAGACCCGAGCAAGCAGAAGCTCAACTGCGTGAAGGTGAACGGGAGCAAGAGCTTCGTGGCTGCGAAGATGGGCGTGTTGAGGCAGGATCATGCGATGCCATTGCCTTGTACCGGTGGAGTGGACGAGGACGTGTTGGAGGAGCATCTCCGGCAGAATATTCCGAGGAGGAAGCAGATGGTGGATCTGTATCGGCACGGGGAGATGGTGGAGGAGGGAGTTGGGTACAGGCAGACTGTGGTGATTCGGTCTTATGAAGTTGGGGCAGACAAAACTGCCACCATTGAGAGCCTTTTGAACTTGCTTCAG GAAACGGCGCTGAATCATGTGTGGATGTCAGGACTGTTGAGTGATGGGTTTGGAGCTACTCATGGAATGATGAGGAATAACCTCATTTGGGTTGTTTCAAGAATGCAAGTTCAAGTTGATCATTTCCCAATCTG GGGAGAGGTGATGGAGATCGACACATGGGTTGGAGCATCGGGCAAGAACGGGATGAGGAGAGATTGGCTTCTGAGAAGCCAAGTCACCGGGATCGTATTCATACGTGCAACGAG TACGTGGGTGATGATGAACAAGGAGACAAGGCGTCTGTCGAAGATGCCGGACGAGGTGAGGGCTGAGATTGCGCCATGGTTCATTGAGAAGTACGCCATAGAGGAAGAGAGCCCGGAAAAGATCGAGAAACTTGACGACAAAGCACGCTATGTGCACTCAAACTTGAAG CCAAAGAGAAGTGATCTGGACATGAACCAGCATGTTAACAACGTCAAGTACCTCCGATGGATGCTCGAG ACAATCCCAGATGAGTTCTTGGAGAAGCATCAGCTCTCAGAGATAGTCCTAGAATACAGAAAAGAATGTGGGAGTTCGGATGTGGTTCAGTCTTTGTGTGAGCCTCAATTCAACGAGAACATCGGTCTCAATGGGCACACGGTTTCCTCACAAATCCTTCAAGGAAATGGATTGTTAGGAGCCATAAACCAAAAGCTACTCAGTTACATTCATCTGGTTCAGACAAAGGGGGAGAGCAAAAATGAAGAAATCGTGAGGGGGAGGACAACATGGAGGGAGAAGAAACACGGTGCTAAACTGTTCCCTTCATGA